A genomic region of Devosia ginsengisoli contains the following coding sequences:
- a CDS encoding LysR family transcriptional regulator, which produces MDFSWDDLRLFLDVARLGGLSAATETTRLSAATLGRRVAALERQVGEPLFHRSQSGYRLTQAGEDLLARAEDVEAAMLSLKRWKEGAVGERVVRLSAGSWTGAFVASHIGEIWTVEDRFGLEFVTAMQKVDIGRRNADLGIRNQRPTEQWLAGRLIGTVAYAIYSGLNLINGIKAGYFVGLAGEGGQTHSARWMQARHGDRIAVRGNDSMGVRELVAAGAGLSVFPCFVGDSDQRLVRVAQPIAELETDQWLISHHEERHEPAVHAVADRIAALMKRHGPLFRGETPRV; this is translated from the coding sequence ATGGACTTCAGTTGGGATGATCTGCGGCTGTTTCTCGACGTGGCGCGGCTGGGCGGGCTCAGCGCCGCCACCGAGACGACGCGGCTGAGCGCGGCCACTTTGGGGCGGCGCGTCGCGGCGCTGGAGAGGCAGGTGGGGGAACCGCTCTTCCACCGCAGCCAGAGCGGCTATCGCCTGACCCAGGCAGGCGAGGACCTGCTGGCTCGCGCCGAGGATGTGGAGGCGGCCATGCTGTCGCTCAAGCGCTGGAAGGAGGGCGCGGTGGGCGAGCGTGTGGTGCGGCTTTCGGCCGGGTCATGGACTGGCGCTTTCGTCGCCAGCCATATCGGGGAAATCTGGACCGTCGAAGACCGCTTCGGGCTCGAATTCGTCACCGCCATGCAGAAGGTCGATATCGGCCGGCGCAATGCTGACCTGGGCATCCGCAACCAGCGGCCGACCGAGCAATGGCTGGCCGGGCGGCTGATCGGCACCGTGGCCTATGCCATCTATTCGGGGCTCAACCTGATCAACGGCATCAAGGCCGGCTATTTCGTCGGCCTGGCCGGCGAGGGCGGGCAGACCCATTCGGCCCGCTGGATGCAGGCACGCCATGGCGACCGCATCGCGGTGCGCGGCAATGACTCGATGGGCGTGCGGGAACTCGTGGCGGCTGGCGCAGGCCTGTCGGTCTTTCCCTGTTTCGTCGGCGACAGCGACCAGCGCCTCGTGCGCGTCGCCCAGCCCATTGCCGAACTCGAAACCGACCAATGGCTGATAAGCCACCACGAGGAACGACACGAGCCGGCCGTGCATGCGGTGGCGGATCGCATCGCCGCGCTGATGAAGCGGCATGGACCTCTGTTCAGGGGCGAAACGCCCCGGGTGTAA
- a CDS encoding aldo/keto reductase — protein MKLNTLGTFGSVSRLTLGGGGIGQVWGPTSEDDAVATLRHAVDSGIDLIDAAPGYKICEAMIGRAFEGKLPRGVRVTTKHGLGTVPADEVYPRLRASLEQSLKAMRLERVDMLLLHSEIRPDDFEYPPGQPPRDERSTSLSLYREAVRPAFARLVSEGLIGHWGITGINHAAATIDALSAGPLPAAVQAIANLLDSPGEMNGTGLAPRPRTVIAAATASGVGVMGVRAVQAGALTAGLDRAEDSPTSEDFRRAEPYRALCAQWGEDPAIVAHRYAMGIEGVDTLVLGVKNVAELNQALVAERRGPLDAEQVAAIDALGLR, from the coding sequence ATGAAACTCAATACGCTTGGCACATTCGGTTCTGTCAGCCGCCTCACCCTGGGCGGCGGTGGCATCGGCCAGGTCTGGGGCCCCACCTCCGAGGACGATGCGGTGGCGACCCTTCGCCATGCCGTCGATAGCGGCATCGATCTGATCGATGCGGCGCCCGGCTACAAGATCTGCGAGGCCATGATCGGTCGCGCCTTCGAGGGCAAGCTGCCGCGTGGTGTGCGCGTCACCACCAAGCACGGGCTTGGCACCGTGCCGGCCGACGAGGTCTATCCGCGCTTGCGGGCCTCGCTGGAGCAGAGCCTCAAGGCCATGCGGCTCGAACGGGTCGACATGCTGCTGCTGCATAGCGAAATCCGGCCCGATGACTTCGAATACCCGCCGGGCCAGCCGCCCAGGGACGAGCGCTCAACCAGCCTGTCGCTCTATCGCGAGGCCGTGCGACCGGCCTTTGCCCGTCTGGTGAGCGAAGGCCTGATCGGCCATTGGGGCATAACCGGCATCAACCATGCTGCCGCCACCATCGATGCGCTGTCTGCCGGGCCGCTTCCAGCCGCAGTGCAGGCCATTGCCAACCTGCTCGACAGCCCCGGTGAAATGAACGGTACCGGCCTCGCGCCGCGCCCGCGCACCGTCATCGCCGCGGCCACGGCCAGTGGCGTCGGCGTCATGGGCGTGCGGGCGGTGCAGGCCGGTGCGTTGACTGCAGGACTGGACCGGGCGGAGGACTCGCCCACGTCAGAGGATTTCCGCCGCGCCGAGCCCTATCGGGCGCTCTGCGCGCAATGGGGGGAGGACCCGGCCATTGTCGCCCATCGCTATGCCATGGGCATCGAGGGTGTCGATACGCTGGTGCTGGGCGTCAAGAATGTCGCCGAGCTCAATCAGGCTTTGGTGGCCGAGCGGCGCGGGCCGCTCGATGCCGAACAGGTGGCAGCGATCGACGCACTGGGTTTGCGCTGA
- a CDS encoding MFS transporter, whose amino-acid sequence MTIAPQHRLYACFFLFALTTGALMARLPDIQTHLGVTESQLGLTMIGMSIGSLISLTFGAAVIEKLGVRTTAFVTVLGPSLLFALIPWLGMAPAVFGVLFLTGLLSGALEINLNVEIDRLEMHTGQRFMNRAHGFWSVGFFVTALAGAAIRQSGLSVEAHLGLMAVVVVVVGGFMISGIVPAPAPQRTQSENTNRIAFPHWGLLPLCLIGFAAFLVEGAGIDWSAIYMRDVFAAEPFVGGMGLTLFAFCMAVMRLFADPVVERFGPRNVAMVLLSLASIGVLMVGYAPGTSVALAGFALMGIGCSAVYPLAVSAAAQRTDRPAAVNVAALGQVSFVVFFLAPPLLGFVAEYLGIRNSYLICLPLLLAGLWASSFALGKRKVDAPHGLPPEPVPPHG is encoded by the coding sequence ATGACAATTGCGCCGCAGCACCGGCTTTATGCCTGCTTCTTTCTGTTCGCCCTGACCACGGGTGCGCTGATGGCGCGCCTGCCCGATATCCAGACCCATCTCGGCGTCACCGAAAGCCAGCTCGGCCTCACCATGATCGGCATGTCGATCGGCTCGCTGATCTCGCTGACCTTCGGGGCTGCCGTGATCGAAAAGCTGGGCGTACGCACCACCGCCTTCGTCACGGTGCTGGGCCCTTCGCTGCTCTTCGCGCTGATCCCATGGTTGGGCATGGCGCCAGCCGTGTTCGGCGTGCTGTTCCTCACCGGACTCCTGTCCGGGGCGCTCGAAATCAACCTCAATGTCGAGATCGACCGGCTGGAAATGCATACCGGCCAGCGCTTCATGAACCGGGCGCACGGCTTCTGGAGCGTCGGCTTTTTCGTGACGGCTTTGGCCGGCGCGGCGATCCGCCAGTCGGGCCTTTCGGTCGAGGCGCATCTGGGGCTGATGGCTGTTGTCGTCGTCGTGGTCGGCGGCTTCATGATTTCGGGCATTGTGCCGGCCCCCGCGCCGCAACGCACCCAGTCGGAAAATACCAACCGCATCGCCTTTCCGCATTGGGGCCTGCTGCCGCTCTGCCTTATCGGCTTTGCCGCCTTTCTGGTGGAAGGCGCCGGCATCGACTGGTCGGCCATCTATATGCGCGACGTGTTTGCCGCCGAGCCCTTCGTGGGCGGCATGGGGCTGACGCTCTTCGCCTTCTGCATGGCGGTGATGCGCCTCTTCGCCGATCCGGTAGTGGAGCGGTTCGGGCCGCGCAATGTGGCCATGGTGCTGCTGAGTCTCGCCAGTATCGGCGTACTCATGGTGGGCTATGCGCCCGGAACCAGCGTGGCCCTGGCCGGCTTTGCGCTGATGGGCATCGGCTGTTCGGCGGTCTATCCGCTGGCCGTTTCGGCCGCAGCGCAACGCACCGACCGGCCGGCCGCAGTCAATGTCGCGGCGCTCGGACAGGTGAGCTTCGTGGTGTTCTTCCTCGCGCCGCCTTTGCTCGGCTTCGTCGCCGAATATCTGGGCATCCGCAATTCCTACCTCATCTGCCTGCCATTGCTGCTGGCCGGGCTCTGGGCCTCGAGCTTTGCGCTGGGCAAGCGCAAGGTCGATGCGCCGCACGGATTGCCGCCCGAGCCGGTTCCACCCCATGGCTGA
- a CDS encoding DUF4260 domain-containing protein gives MSTVTASNPIAGTILLQRLEGLAALGLGVAAYIWLGQSWWVFALLFLVPDIAMLGYLRSPRFGALTYNLVHTYAAPALLALSGLAVGPLAYGLAAIWTAHIGFDRLLGYGLKLETGFEHTHLGLIGKARRKR, from the coding sequence ATGAGCACCGTGACTGCTTCCAATCCGATCGCCGGCACTATCCTGCTGCAGCGCCTTGAAGGTCTTGCCGCCCTGGGTCTGGGCGTGGCTGCCTATATCTGGCTCGGCCAGTCCTGGTGGGTCTTCGCCCTGCTGTTCCTGGTGCCTGACATCGCCATGCTGGGCTATCTGCGTTCGCCTCGTTTTGGCGCTCTGACCTATAACCTGGTCCACACCTATGCGGCGCCAGCCCTGCTGGCCCTGTCCGGATTGGCAGTCGGGCCGCTGGCCTATGGACTGGCCGCCATCTGGACCGCCCATATCGGCTTCGACCGGCTCCTGGGTTATGGCCTCAAGCTCGAGACGGGCTTCGAACACACCCATCTCGGCCTGATCGGCAAGGCACGCCGCAAGCGCTAG
- a CDS encoding MFS transporter, producing the protein MRFGIDLPPQIKVFGAFFVYSFCMGSMFPRLPDIQQAMGVGEGQLGLALIGSAVGTLISLTFAGRLVEKVGYRRVLLTAIPLLSVFYALAMWAQGPLMFFLLLLPVGLTIGAIEVIINIEADRVEHVIGRRIMSRAHAFWSLGFFTAGMVGSFIAQTGLSVQIHLLLMIPIITVATLVVLGRFEPAPHRAGSSTDETPHFARPTLPIMMLVAVCLSAMLMEGAGIDWSAIYMRNMFAAEPFWAGIAVATVAGSQAFARFFADGFVDRYNPVVVARALLVILGAGVLLVFFAPVAWSAYLGFAMIGVGSSALFPLAMSAAAQQTDRPAAINVAALAQFSFTAFLLGPPLLGYVAEHFGIQWTFGVGFPLVLLGLFTAQALAPRAARKVVTP; encoded by the coding sequence ATGAGATTCGGCATTGACCTGCCGCCCCAGATCAAGGTGTTCGGGGCGTTTTTCGTTTATTCGTTCTGCATGGGCAGCATGTTTCCGCGCCTGCCCGATATCCAGCAGGCCATGGGCGTCGGCGAAGGCCAGCTCGGGCTGGCGCTGATCGGCTCGGCCGTCGGCACGCTGATCTCGCTCACCTTTGCCGGTCGCCTCGTCGAAAAGGTCGGCTATCGCCGCGTGCTGCTGACCGCCATTCCCCTGCTTTCGGTATTCTATGCACTGGCCATGTGGGCGCAGGGCCCGCTGATGTTTTTCCTGCTGCTGCTGCCGGTGGGCCTCACCATCGGCGCCATCGAGGTCATCATCAATATCGAGGCCGATCGCGTCGAGCATGTCATCGGCCGCCGCATCATGAGCCGCGCCCATGCTTTCTGGAGCCTCGGCTTCTTCACCGCCGGCATGGTCGGCTCCTTCATCGCCCAGACCGGACTATCCGTGCAGATCCACCTGCTGCTGATGATCCCGATCATAACAGTCGCCACGCTCGTCGTGCTCGGCCGCTTCGAGCCCGCACCGCATCGGGCCGGCTCCAGCACCGATGAAACACCGCATTTCGCGCGACCGACACTGCCCATCATGATGCTGGTGGCCGTCTGCCTTTCGGCCATGCTGATGGAGGGCGCCGGCATCGACTGGTCGGCCATCTATATGCGCAACATGTTCGCCGCCGAGCCGTTCTGGGCCGGTATTGCCGTGGCCACTGTCGCCGGCTCGCAGGCCTTTGCCCGCTTCTTCGCCGATGGCTTTGTCGACCGCTACAATCCGGTCGTGGTGGCGCGCGCGCTGCTCGTCATCCTGGGGGCCGGCGTGCTGCTGGTTTTCTTCGCGCCGGTCGCCTGGTCGGCCTATCTGGGCTTTGCCATGATCGGTGTCGGCTCCAGCGCGCTGTTCCCGCTGGCCATGTCGGCCGCCGCACAGCAGACCGACCGCCCGGCTGCCATCAATGTGGCGGCGCTGGCGCAATTCTCCTTCACCGCCTTCCTGCTCGGGCCGCCGCTGCTGGGCTATGTCGCCGAACATTTCGGCATCCAGTGGACCTTCGGCGTCGGCTTTCCGCTGGTGCTGCTGGGCCTCTTCACCGCCCAGGCGCTGGCGCCACGCGCTGCCCGCAAAGTCGTGACGCCATGA
- a CDS encoding TetR family transcriptional regulator C-terminal domain-containing protein, whose amino-acid sequence MLSPKRQHKADAKAAAHPHAKPRPLTRIQREKQDLILEAALDVFSMHGFRGSTIDQIAEVAGMSKPNLLYYFPRKEEIHRRLMSALLDTWLAPLKEMDATGDPFPEIRSYIRRKLEMARDYPRESRLFANEMLQGAPRIIEMLELDLKNLVDEKAKILLGWMEQGKLAHTDPYHLIFSIWATTQHYADFDVQVRAVLGKDRGGEGRFEDAARYLEQLFLFGLTPRSKT is encoded by the coding sequence ATGCTTAGCCCGAAACGCCAGCACAAGGCTGACGCCAAGGCCGCAGCGCATCCGCATGCCAAGCCTCGCCCGCTGACGCGCATCCAGCGTGAGAAGCAGGACCTCATTCTCGAAGCGGCGCTCGACGTCTTTTCGATGCATGGTTTCCGCGGTTCCACCATCGACCAGATCGCCGAAGTGGCGGGGATGAGCAAACCCAACCTGCTCTATTATTTCCCCCGCAAGGAGGAGATCCATCGCCGGCTGATGTCGGCTTTGCTCGACACCTGGCTGGCGCCGCTCAAGGAAATGGATGCGACAGGCGATCCCTTCCCCGAAATCCGCTCTTACATCCGCCGCAAGCTGGAAATGGCGCGCGACTATCCGCGCGAAAGCCGGCTCTTTGCCAATGAAATGCTGCAGGGCGCGCCGCGCATCATCGAGATGCTGGAACTCGACCTCAAGAACCTGGTCGACGAAAAGGCCAAGATCCTGCTCGGCTGGATGGAGCAGGGCAAGCTCGCCCATACCGATCCCTATCACCTGATCTTCTCGATCTGGGCCACGACCCAGCACTATGCCGATTTCGACGTGCAGGTGCGGGCCGTGCTGGGCAAGGACCGGGGCGGCGAAGGGCGCTTTGAGGATGCCGCCCGCTATCTCGAGCAATTGTTCCTGTTCGGCCTGACGCCGCGATCCAAGACCTGA
- a CDS encoding MBL fold metallo-hydrolase RNA specificity domain-containing protein, protein MTVTLHFHGAAGTVTGSCYRVMHGQGQFLVDCGLFQGNKSVRDLNLKPTPFDPKTIDFLLLTHAHIDHAGLLPKLYREGWRGPMWMTEPTAGLLEYLLPDSAGIQESEAERETKKRGRRGDEPAKPLYTMENAEEALQHRQTCKYGEWIEPGPGVRARYWNAGHIIGSASIEVEVKDGGKTIRLMFSGDIGPDEKVFYNEPEGPSGFDYILSESTYGGREREDYTLVQRREALKEEINAAMARGGNLVIPAFAVERSQELLHDIGVLIKSGEIDPRLVFLDSPLASKVTGVYRKYAKMFDDVELGADELFNDPRFRIIESVDESKAINSIRGGAIIMSASGMADAGRIKHHLRNNLIRANATVLFVGYQAPGTLGHVILSGAREARIHSTLVPIRATIRSMGNYSAHADHSELMDWIRERLPAHGAIFLTHGEDEERAALRAALMATGVSGDQVVLPQLDDYFELSAAGVTGKARPATPRIDPLQVHSDWHNAFSDFSIRLSQRLQAGSDAEKLAVMRALQKELDALGAAPTPPPVATPITPVESQSFDE, encoded by the coding sequence ATGACCGTCACCCTTCACTTCCATGGCGCGGCGGGCACGGTGACCGGCTCGTGCTACCGGGTGATGCACGGCCAGGGTCAGTTCCTTGTCGATTGCGGGCTGTTTCAGGGCAACAAGTCGGTTCGCGACCTCAATCTCAAGCCAACGCCCTTCGATCCCAAAACTATCGATTTCCTGCTACTGACCCACGCCCATATCGATCATGCCGGGCTGCTGCCCAAACTCTACCGCGAAGGCTGGCGCGGGCCGATGTGGATGACCGAGCCGACCGCAGGCCTGCTCGAATACCTGCTGCCCGACAGCGCCGGCATCCAGGAAAGCGAAGCCGAACGCGAGACCAAGAAGCGCGGCCGGCGCGGCGATGAACCGGCCAAGCCCCTCTACACGATGGAGAATGCCGAAGAGGCATTGCAGCACCGCCAGACCTGCAAATATGGCGAATGGATCGAGCCGGGGCCGGGGGTGCGGGCGCGTTACTGGAATGCCGGCCACATTATCGGCTCGGCCTCCATCGAAGTGGAGGTCAAGGATGGCGGCAAGACCATCCGCCTGATGTTCTCGGGCGATATCGGGCCGGATGAGAAGGTGTTCTACAACGAGCCCGAAGGCCCCTCGGGCTTCGACTATATCCTCTCCGAATCGACCTATGGCGGGCGCGAGCGCGAGGACTATACGCTGGTGCAGCGCCGCGAAGCGCTCAAGGAAGAGATCAATGCCGCCATGGCGCGCGGCGGCAACCTGGTGATCCCGGCCTTTGCCGTCGAGCGCAGCCAGGAGCTGCTGCATGATATCGGCGTGCTGATCAAGAGCGGTGAGATCGATCCGCGGCTGGTGTTTCTCGACAGCCCGCTGGCCAGCAAGGTCACCGGCGTCTACCGGAAATATGCGAAAATGTTCGACGATGTCGAACTGGGCGCCGACGAGCTGTTCAACGATCCACGCTTCCGCATCATCGAATCCGTCGATGAATCCAAGGCGATCAACTCGATCCGCGGCGGCGCCATCATCATGTCAGCCTCTGGCATGGCCGATGCCGGGCGCATCAAGCATCACCTGCGCAACAACCTGATCCGCGCCAATGCCACCGTGCTCTTCGTCGGCTACCAGGCACCGGGCACGCTGGGCCATGTGATCCTCTCCGGCGCCAGGGAAGCGCGCATTCATTCGACGCTGGTGCCCATCCGCGCCACCATCCGCTCCATGGGCAATTACTCGGCCCATGCCGACCATTCCGAATTGATGGACTGGATTCGCGAGCGCCTGCCGGCGCATGGCGCAATCTTCCTGACCCATGGCGAGGATGAGGAACGGGCTGCCCTGCGCGCCGCATTGATGGCGACGGGGGTTTCCGGCGACCAGGTCGTGCTGCCCCAGCTTGACGATTATTTCGAACTGAGCGCCGCCGGCGTCACTGGCAAGGCCCGCCCCGCAACGCCACGCATCGACCCGCTGCAGGTCCACTCGGACTGGCATAATGCCTTTTCCGATTTTTCCATCCGCCTGAGCCAGCGCCTGCAGGCCGGATCGGACGCGGAAAAGCTGGCGGTCATGCGGGCCTTGCAGAAGGAACTCGACGCGCTCGGCGCCGCTCCGACGCCGCCCCCGGTGGCAACCCCGATCACGCCGGTGGAAAGCCAGAGCTTCGATGAATAG
- a CDS encoding MFS transporter → MTPTILRWRIIALFFVHALAIGALHTRIPDVQLLIGLSEGQLGLVLMGQPLGALTMFLFSSQIIERFGPRAVILWLLPVATVGAALVTVLLNPVAMFLLLALNGMGFSLTNIAINVEADRVEAATGTRVMNTCHGVWSIGFLLTSLLGAAMRGLDISPAQHLWLLVPLAIGLMLLIVVPMPLIPPRPHAGNNRRKLAWPTLATLGLVAFGLGAALTEGAARAWSIIYLRDNFEVAAWVESMALPALLVTMAGGRLVADRWIDRFGPVLVARVLAGIAIAGMVLLVISPTALLALTGFGLVGLGICVLYPLTLSAAARLGDRPASQNVAATTLIFQLVNLGAPALIGAVAQGLGIRMAFAMLLPLLVLTCLMAGKLAPKGDVVPA, encoded by the coding sequence GTGACTCCCACTATCCTGCGCTGGCGCATCATTGCGCTGTTCTTCGTTCATGCCCTGGCCATCGGCGCGCTGCATACGCGCATTCCCGATGTGCAATTGCTGATCGGGCTCAGCGAAGGCCAGCTCGGGCTGGTGCTGATGGGCCAGCCGCTGGGCGCGCTCACCATGTTCCTGTTTTCCAGCCAGATCATCGAGCGTTTCGGGCCGCGCGCCGTCATTCTCTGGTTATTGCCGGTAGCGACAGTCGGGGCGGCACTGGTCACGGTGCTGCTCAATCCGGTGGCGATGTTCCTGCTGCTGGCGCTCAACGGCATGGGCTTCTCGCTCACCAATATCGCCATCAATGTCGAGGCCGACCGGGTGGAAGCGGCCACCGGGACACGCGTGATGAATACCTGCCACGGCGTGTGGAGCATCGGCTTCCTGCTCACCTCGCTGCTGGGCGCGGCCATGCGGGGGCTCGATATCTCCCCGGCCCAGCATCTGTGGCTGCTGGTTCCACTGGCGATCGGGCTCATGCTGCTTATCGTGGTGCCGATGCCGCTCATCCCGCCGCGGCCGCATGCCGGCAATAACAGGCGCAAGCTGGCCTGGCCGACACTGGCAACGCTGGGGCTCGTGGCATTCGGGCTCGGTGCGGCCCTCACCGAAGGCGCCGCCCGCGCCTGGTCGATCATCTATCTGCGCGACAATTTCGAGGTAGCTGCCTGGGTGGAATCCATGGCCCTGCCCGCCTTGCTGGTCACCATGGCCGGTGGGCGGCTCGTGGCCGATCGCTGGATCGATCGCTTCGGACCGGTGCTGGTGGCCCGCGTGCTGGCCGGCATCGCCATTGCCGGCATGGTACTGCTCGTCATCTCGCCCACGGCCCTGCTGGCACTGACCGGATTCGGCCTGGTCGGCCTGGGCATCTGCGTACTCTACCCGCTGACCCTGTCGGCCGCCGCGCGATTGGGCGACCGGCCGGCCAGCCAGAATGTGGCGGCAACGACGCTGATCTTCCAGCTGGTCAATCTCGGGGCACCGGCACTGATCGGCGCCGTGGCGCAGGGCCTGGGCATCCGCATGGCCTTTGCCATGCTGTTGCCACTGCTGGTGCTGACCTGCCTGATGGCCGGGAAACTCGCGCCGAAAGGCGATGTCGTCCCGGCCTGA
- a CDS encoding DoxX family protein, which produces MTTASLLMLTGRIVFGLFFLIAALRNTIHFRERIPSATNYGWAMPPVLVAGGLAMQWIGGLSLVLSFYPVLGALVLIAFLVLATACYHNPLAFEGKARDPHLYLVLVNITLAAGLLLVIADSL; this is translated from the coding sequence ATGACCACAGCCAGCCTTCTGATGCTGACGGGCCGCATCGTCTTCGGCCTCTTTTTCCTCATTGCCGCCTTGCGCAACACCATTCATTTCCGCGAACGCATTCCCTCCGCCACCAATTATGGCTGGGCTATGCCGCCGGTCCTGGTAGCTGGCGGCCTTGCCATGCAGTGGATCGGCGGTCTGTCGCTGGTGCTGAGTTTCTATCCGGTGCTCGGCGCGCTGGTGCTGATCGCCTTCCTCGTGCTGGCCACCGCCTGCTACCACAACCCGCTCGCGTTCGAGGGCAAGGCGCGGGACCCGCATCTCTATCTGGTTCTGGTCAATATCACCCTGGCCGCCGGCCTGTTGCTGGTGATCGCAGACAGCCTCTAG
- a CDS encoding MmcB family DNA repair protein, protein MAELPPIVDLRQSATALRVQRGVMRMLRERHDMACYAEVPLANGRRADVLAVGPKGEIWIIEIKSSLIDFQVDRKWPEYREFSDRFFFAKPPELDAEIFPESEGLIVADGHDGAILRDSPDTPLAPARRKTLMLKLARLGADRIHVLMDPGPK, encoded by the coding sequence ATGGCTGAGCTGCCGCCCATCGTCGACCTGCGCCAATCGGCAACGGCCCTGCGCGTGCAGCGCGGGGTCATGCGCATGCTGCGCGAGCGGCACGACATGGCCTGCTATGCCGAGGTGCCGCTGGCCAATGGACGGCGCGCCGACGTGCTTGCGGTAGGGCCGAAGGGCGAGATCTGGATCATCGAGATCAAATCGAGCCTGATCGATTTCCAGGTCGACCGCAAATGGCCGGAATACCGGGAATTCTCCGACAGGTTCTTCTTCGCCAAGCCACCCGAGCTGGACGCCGAAATCTTTCCCGAAAGCGAGGGCCTCATCGTGGCCGACGGGCATGACGGCGCCATCCTGCGCGACAGTCCCGACACACCCCTGGCGCCTGCCCGCCGCAAGACGCTGATGCTCAAGCTGGCCCGGCTCGGCGCCGACCGCATCCATGTATTGATGGATCCCGGCCCCAAGTGA
- a CDS encoding DUF1428 domain-containing protein — protein MSYVDGFVAAVPKANKELYIAHSRAAAEKFKAWGATRVVENWGDDVPAGENTDFQRAVAAKPDEVIVFSWIEYPDKATRDRVMEKMMSPEEMAGVPDMPFDGARMIFGGFQNLFAL, from the coding sequence ATGTCCTATGTCGATGGATTTGTCGCCGCCGTGCCCAAGGCGAACAAGGAACTCTACATCGCCCATTCACGGGCAGCGGCCGAAAAATTCAAGGCTTGGGGCGCGACGCGGGTCGTGGAAAATTGGGGTGATGACGTCCCCGCGGGCGAAAACACCGATTTCCAGCGTGCCGTTGCCGCCAAGCCGGATGAGGTGATCGTGTTCTCCTGGATCGAATATCCGGACAAGGCCACGCGCGACCGCGTCATGGAAAAGATGATGTCACCCGAAGAAATGGCCGGTGTGCCCGACATGCCGTTCGATGGCGCAAGGATGATCTTCGGGGGCTTCCAGAACCTGTTCGCGCTCTGA
- a CDS encoding dihydrofolate reductase family protein, protein MTQQVHAHMSLSLDGYGTGLNQTREKPFGDIPDGEPMHRWMIEDAENNKAEIDAICDYGAFIMGRNMFAAPGPDVWEEEWKGWWGPNPPYHAPVFVLTHHAHAPIEMEGGTVFHFVTEGPDVAMARARQAAGARNVVIAGGVSTLRNYLNAGAVDMLHLQIAPVVIGAGECLWHGLTATLEPSGARQTRFTTHMDYRVVKA, encoded by the coding sequence ATGACCCAGCAAGTACACGCCCATATGAGCTTGTCGCTCGACGGTTATGGCACGGGCCTCAACCAGACCCGGGAAAAGCCGTTCGGCGACATTCCCGACGGGGAGCCGATGCATCGCTGGATGATCGAGGATGCCGAGAACAACAAGGCCGAGATTGATGCCATCTGCGACTATGGCGCCTTCATCATGGGGCGGAACATGTTCGCCGCGCCGGGACCGGATGTCTGGGAGGAGGAATGGAAGGGCTGGTGGGGGCCAAACCCGCCCTATCATGCGCCGGTCTTCGTGCTGACCCATCACGCGCATGCCCCGATCGAAATGGAGGGCGGCACGGTGTTTCACTTCGTGACCGAAGGGCCGGATGTGGCGATGGCCCGGGCCAGGCAGGCGGCAGGCGCGCGCAATGTGGTGATTGCTGGCGGGGTCAGCACTTTGCGGAATTATCTCAATGCCGGCGCCGTCGACATGCTGCACCTGCAGATCGCGCCAGTGGTGATCGGCGCGGGCGAGTGCCTGTGGCACGGCCTGACCGCAACGCTGGAACCCAGCGGTGCCCGCCAGACACGGTTTACCACCCATATGGATTATCGCGTGGTGAAGGCCTGA
- a CDS encoding DUF1127 domain-containing protein, producing MFEPLTRKFTDWRLRRIAVRKLHTLDDRLLADIGTRREDIACFVASVDCRGSLS from the coding sequence ATGTTTGAACCCCTGACCAGGAAATTCACCGACTGGCGCCTGCGCCGGATTGCTGTCCGCAAGCTGCATACTCTCGATGACCGCCTGCTGGCCGATATCGGCACGCGGCGCGAGGATATCGCCTGCTTCGTCGCCAGCGTAGACTGCCGGGGGAGCCTCTCATGA
- a CDS encoding septal ring lytic transglycosylase RlpA family protein, whose product MTRKAVFVAAIAAAFLSSTAAYAQCGGASWYGPGFNGKRAASGEIFNENAMTAAHRSLPFGTKVMVTDQRTGAKIEVTINDRGPFHGGRIIDLSKAAATKLGFRNRGTTSVCLSQL is encoded by the coding sequence TTGACTAGAAAAGCCGTTTTCGTCGCCGCAATTGCTGCAGCCTTCCTCTCCTCCACTGCAGCCTATGCCCAATGCGGCGGCGCCTCCTGGTACGGTCCCGGCTTCAACGGGAAGCGGGCCGCCTCCGGAGAAATCTTCAACGAGAACGCCATGACGGCGGCGCATCGTTCCCTCCCCTTCGGCACTAAGGTCATGGTCACCGACCAGCGCACCGGCGCCAAAATCGAAGTCACCATCAATGACCGCGGCCCCTTCCATGGCGGGCGTATCATCGATCTCAGCAAAGCCGCAGCCACCAAGCTGGGCTTCCGCAATCGCGGCACGACCTCGGTCTGCCTCAGCCAGCTCTGA